One segment of Campylobacter hominis ATCC BAA-381 DNA contains the following:
- a CDS encoding argininosuccinate synthase domain-containing protein, whose protein sequence is MKALALFSGGLDSMLAAKIISDMGVEVTALHIDIGFGSKDDKSEILARRAGVAGADFAIIDVREEYLKNVLFSPKYGYGKHFNPCIDCHGFMFRTALNSLARFGADFIITGEVLGQRPMSQRSAAINQVNHLSGDSDLIVRPLCAKLLSPSRPEILGWIDREKLLDISGRSRVRQMELAKKFGFNDFETPAGGCLLTLENFSNKIKDALKFEKIECVKDAEILKFGRHLRLFGGAKMVVGRNEDENNKLEMINNPKFTKIDFIDDIVGASSFLIKTAGTEDKNLAAKIALTYAKTDFSKIYRVKIADEIFNASPFEDKKILSKFLIL, encoded by the coding sequence ATGAAAGCGTTAGCGCTTTTTAGCGGCGGGCTTGATTCAATGCTTGCAGCAAAAATTATCTCTGATATGGGCGTTGAGGTGACCGCACTTCATATTGATATAGGTTTTGGAAGCAAGGATGATAAAAGTGAAATTCTTGCGCGCCGCGCCGGTGTTGCGGGCGCTGATTTTGCAATCATCGATGTACGCGAAGAGTATCTTAAAAATGTGCTTTTCAGTCCTAAATATGGATATGGCAAACATTTTAATCCTTGTATTGATTGTCACGGATTTATGTTTAGAACAGCGCTTAACTCTTTGGCACGTTTCGGGGCCGATTTTATTATCACGGGAGAGGTTTTAGGACAGCGTCCGATGAGTCAAAGAAGTGCCGCCATAAATCAGGTAAATCATTTAAGTGGCGATAGCGATTTGATTGTACGTCCGCTTTGTGCGAAACTTTTATCGCCAAGCAGACCTGAGATTTTAGGCTGGATTGATCGCGAAAAATTGCTTGATATAAGCGGTCGCTCTCGTGTAAGACAGATGGAACTTGCCAAAAAATTCGGTTTTAATGATTTTGAAACACCTGCCGGAGGATGTTTGCTTACGCTTGAAAATTTCAGCAATAAAATCAAAGACGCACTGAAATTTGAAAAAATCGAGTGCGTAAAAGACGCTGAAATTTTAAAATTCGGTCGCCATTTGCGCCTTTTTGGCGGTGCAAAAATGGTCGTTGGAAGAAACGAAGATGAAAACAATAAACTTGAAATGATAAATAATCCAAAATTTACAAAAATTGATTTTATAGATGACATCGTAGGCGCAAGCAGTTTTTTAATAAAAACAGCTGGCACGGAAGATAAAAATCTTGCCGCCAAAATCGCGCTTACTTATGCTAAAACGGATTTCAGTAAAATTTACAGAGTAAAAATCGCAGATGAAATTTTTAACGCTTCGCCGTTTGAAGATAAAAAAATACTATCTAAATTTTTAATTTTGTAA